One genomic window of Haliotis asinina isolate JCU_RB_2024 chromosome 4, JCU_Hal_asi_v2, whole genome shotgun sequence includes the following:
- the LOC137282397 gene encoding uncharacterized protein isoform X1, translating into MDVHMILIVAVRLLSTQGCLSGYYGDDCMPCPRTCFNHTCYQNNGSCDNGCIQGQYGQSCQLSCMHCPGGACNPLSGICIHGSTVHVLRLGLSTGYVLLIVGIVCIFVLCFRHRRQTAERDHQRGETIHVYRSGLLETGEYFPVHQYWDIDDYDEVSQLQEQQQREEEYYDDVSQQQGPAEGKDYDEVTERQGQQQGPVEKEDYDEVSQQQRQQEPTLEVVEVYNSNPAFPALVGHFPGPRGIEDDDSDSVLPVLADYHPGDRDTEDNNGSEDDDSDSVLPVLADYYPGAQDTEDNNGSEDDDSDSLLLVLADYYPGAQDTEDNNGSDTSHSSVSASQSYTHLIRDVFVDNPRTVVTYLSPTEDLE; encoded by the exons ATGGATGTTCACATGATACTGATTGTAGCTGTGAGGCTTTTGTCAACACAAG GATGCCTCTCTGGTTACTATGGAGATGACTGTATGCCTTGTCCGAGGACTTGTTTCAATCACACATGTTATCAAAACAACGGGTCTTGTGACAATGGGTGTATCCAAGGGCAATATGGACAATCCTGCCAACTATCCTGCATGCACTGTCCTGGGGGTGCTTGCAATCCACTTTCCGGGATATGTATTCACG GAAGCACCGTTCATGTTTTGAGATTAGGACTATCGACAGGATATGTACTTCTTATAGTTGGTATAGTTTGTATATTTGTGCTTTGCTTTCGTCATCGCCGCCAAACTGCAGAAAG AGATCACCAAAGAGGTGAGacgatacatgtatatagatcgGGGCTACTGGAAACAGGAGAATACTTCCCGGTGCATCAATACTGGGATATAGACGACTATGATGAAGTGTCCCAGTTGCAAGAGCAGCagcaaagagaggaagaatatTATGATGACGTTTCTCAGCAACAAGGACCCGCAGAGGGAAAAGATTATGATGAAGTTACTGAACGGCAAGGACAACAACAGGGACCGGTAGAGAAAGAAGATTACGATGAAGTATCACAGCAGCAAAGACAACAAGAACCGACACTGGAAGTAGTGGAAGTATACAACAGTAACCCAGCATTTCCTGCTTTGGTCGGCCACTTTCCTGGACCACGTGGCATtgaagatgatgacagtgattcTGTACTACCTGTGTTAGCTGATTACCACCCCGGGGACAGGGATACAGAAGACAACAATGGCAGtgaagatgatgacagtgattcTGTACTACCTGTGTTGGCTGATTACTACCCCGGGGCCCAGGATACAGAAGACAACAATGGCAGtgaagatgatgacagtgattcTCTACTACTTGTGTTGGCTGATTACTACCCCGGGGCCCAGGATACAGAAGACAACAATGGCAGTGACACGTCACATAGTTCAGTGAGTGCTTCCCAGTCATACACTCACTTAATAAGGGATGTGTTTGTTGATAATCCCAGAACTGTAGTCACGTATTTATCACCAACTGAAGATCTAGAGTAG
- the LOC137282397 gene encoding uncharacterized protein isoform X2, giving the protein MDVHMILIVAVRLLSTQGSTVHVLRLGLSTGYVLLIVGIVCIFVLCFRHRRQTAERDHQRGETIHVYRSGLLETGEYFPVHQYWDIDDYDEVSQLQEQQQREEEYYDDVSQQQGPAEGKDYDEVTERQGQQQGPVEKEDYDEVSQQQRQQEPTLEVVEVYNSNPAFPALVGHFPGPRGIEDDDSDSVLPVLADYHPGDRDTEDNNGSEDDDSDSVLPVLADYYPGAQDTEDNNGSEDDDSDSLLLVLADYYPGAQDTEDNNGSDTSHSSVSASQSYTHLIRDVFVDNPRTVVTYLSPTEDLE; this is encoded by the exons ATGGATGTTCACATGATACTGATTGTAGCTGTGAGGCTTTTGTCAACACAAG GAAGCACCGTTCATGTTTTGAGATTAGGACTATCGACAGGATATGTACTTCTTATAGTTGGTATAGTTTGTATATTTGTGCTTTGCTTTCGTCATCGCCGCCAAACTGCAGAAAG AGATCACCAAAGAGGTGAGacgatacatgtatatagatcgGGGCTACTGGAAACAGGAGAATACTTCCCGGTGCATCAATACTGGGATATAGACGACTATGATGAAGTGTCCCAGTTGCAAGAGCAGCagcaaagagaggaagaatatTATGATGACGTTTCTCAGCAACAAGGACCCGCAGAGGGAAAAGATTATGATGAAGTTACTGAACGGCAAGGACAACAACAGGGACCGGTAGAGAAAGAAGATTACGATGAAGTATCACAGCAGCAAAGACAACAAGAACCGACACTGGAAGTAGTGGAAGTATACAACAGTAACCCAGCATTTCCTGCTTTGGTCGGCCACTTTCCTGGACCACGTGGCATtgaagatgatgacagtgattcTGTACTACCTGTGTTAGCTGATTACCACCCCGGGGACAGGGATACAGAAGACAACAATGGCAGtgaagatgatgacagtgattcTGTACTACCTGTGTTGGCTGATTACTACCCCGGGGCCCAGGATACAGAAGACAACAATGGCAGtgaagatgatgacagtgattcTCTACTACTTGTGTTGGCTGATTACTACCCCGGGGCCCAGGATACAGAAGACAACAATGGCAGTGACACGTCACATAGTTCAGTGAGTGCTTCCCAGTCATACACTCACTTAATAAGGGATGTGTTTGTTGATAATCCCAGAACTGTAGTCACGTATTTATCACCAACTGAAGATCTAGAGTAG